In one Zymoseptoria tritici IPO323 chromosome 10, whole genome shotgun sequence genomic region, the following are encoded:
- the FUS1 gene encoding FUS1 actin binding activity (signaling protein FUS1 fusion associated to cell wall integrity), whose amino-acid sequence MFSSDKSSRQSSGGKSFFSRSSKKDKASLHANNDTASTYLSYTPSLAETASRHSHRDSISTLDQEDYARTGQEGLNMQAGVITSIPYDSISGSGVPPRLVEHGERPVSRREPLPHHLNKGGGDFHQYPTFEPSTLPPRPPTHGRDGRDDSGYAQSRHSSDHGSIRSFASHDRRGGAAPNGSQASVRDYGEMANLGTQLTRERERSHHFLNTHNPSGFSSTTSFSPDGFVLNRPSDDRVIEKEFLELMLKRGWKSLPEQARRQMEAYPISKKWTLVHQDRLAEWQGEQKRRHMSRNTINAHDGFMLGRADEEGSPEWYVKRILDNSISPKQLQSLSVSLRTQPIAWVKAFVESQGQIALTNALGKLNRRQVSGPAPATSTTERDLDREYDIVKCLKALMNNKYGADNALAHDNIVMALAASLTSPRLNTRKLVSELMTFLCHWADGQGHLKVLQALDHLKAQQGENGRFDSWMRIVEVTIDGRGKMGSLVGASDEVRSGGIGMENLLMEYAVTSLFLVNSMVDAPERDLQLRCHIRAQFVACGLKRILTKMEDFQYEVIDKQVERYRTNEAIDYEDLLEKENNSMHDSFEGEGRDLNDPVQIVEAIQQRIGGSREGDYFLSALQHLLLIRDNEGEDRLKLFQLVESMLSYVAMDRRLPDMDLKQSLNFSVQALMDKLYTDSEARQAREAANEAKLIADAAIAERDEMQYKVELGAEGLVAKLQKQVEEQAAVIDLQSRQAEAFKAELAELQRVRAQELQRNELETRELYLMLRDAQDIAASSAKKNGKNGAVETDPVAMAGILNRERLMDRLEMQLERAKTQAKLEGKTWQQFNPSDKLRELREKMEGAGMEMDSMNSQMPYLGSVTRGKSGVPRRKPLRQDTDASGAGSDDVEMEDEAVIEKPKMIQLIRPKVPSSLAQAQQGMFAELKGRTQRVDGSEDEGDGITTGPSHPSLESDTPPTPTSDGAADSKEDKFDAPSVPGFSGAPPPPPPPMPGFSTGGPPPPPPPPMPGFANGAPPPPPPPMMPGFSGAAPPPPPPPPGMPGIPGMANGGPPPPPPPPGAPPLPGGMHGGFLPKSGFEVGPTSMGAIAPRPKKKLKALHWEKIDSPEITLWATHNPTQVEKEEKYQELSKKGILDEIEKMFMAKEIRAIGKSTSKKAGDKKQIISRDLMHTMQISLAKFANTEAEEFVRMVIHCEKEILDNSTVMDFLQAEHLCTIPDNVAKSMAPYSKDWSGPDALKTERESDPAELTREDQIYLYTAFELHHYWKARMRALVLTRNFEQEYDEVSGKLKHVVAVSEALRDSVKLMPVFGLILDIGNYMNDSNKQAVGFKLSSLARLGMVKDTNNESTLMDYVERVVRKQYPQYEGFADDIAGVLTSQKINIEQLQSDARKYIDNINNVQASLDAGNLSDPKRFHPEDRVSQVVQRSMKEARRKAEQMQLYLDEMNRVYDDILTFFGDDNKDENARREFFGKLANFVNEYKKSHEKNLLLEEAWRRNEENMRRKQLKGQVSSSAALTASPDGPAAAASTGAMDSLLEKLRAAAPQTRDTRDRRRRARLKDKHLVRVASGQQIPETGENVAGEEGDGLLKPDGAVAGTSPLANGENTEGTGATSEGEDIADRAASLLQGLRGDGSEGGLSEVPTRDETGSLRIRRRRERADDERAERRARRRGQGGGSGDVGEGKGVAAQEAEEEPAVEADPEPGAAADTETTDEPAAPAEDAEEASEDAEKEA is encoded by the exons ATGTTCTCCAGCGACAAATCCTCGCGCCAGTCCAGCGGCGGcaagtccttcttctcccgcAGCAGCAAAAAGGACAAAGCCTCCTTGCATGCGAACAATGATACCGCCAGCACGTATCTTAGCTACACTCCCTCACTCGCCGAGACCGCATCGCGTCATTCCCATCGCGACTCGATTTCTACCCTGGATCAGGAGGATTACGCCCGTACTGGACAGGAAGGCCTAAATATGCAGGCTGGAGTGATTACGAGTATACCCTACGACTCGATCTCTGGAAGTGGTGTCCCGCCGCGACTGGTGGAGCATGGCGAACGGCCGGTCAGCAGGCGGGAACCGCTGCCGCACCATTTGAACAAAGGCGGTGGTGACTTTCATCAATATCCTACCTTCGAACCCAGCACGCTGCCGCCGAGACCACCGACGCACGGAAGGGATGGGAGGGATGACAGTGGATACGCGCAGTCACGACACTCGAGCGATCATGGGAGCATACGGAGCTTTGCGTCCCATGAtcgcagaggaggagcggcGCCAAACGGCAGCCAGGCATCGGTTCGGGATTACGGTGAGATGGCAAATCTGGGAACGCAGCTTACGAGAGAGCGGGAGCGGTCACACCATTTCCTCAATACACACAACCCGTCGGGATTCTCGAGTACGACCTCATTCTCGCCGGATGGCTTCGTGTTGAACAGGCCTTCAGACGACCGGGTCATTGAGAAGGAATTCCTAGAACTCATGCTGAAGAGAGGATGGAAGAGTTTACCAGAACAAGCGAGGAGACAAATGGAGGCATACCCAATCAGCAAGAAGTGGACACTCGTACATCAAGACCGGCTGGCAGAATGGCAGGGCGAGCAGAAACGACGGCACATGTCAAGGAATACTATCAACGCACACGATGGCTTCATGCTCGGCCGAGcagacgaagaaggcagtCCGGAGTGGTATGTCAAGAGGATACTGGACAATTCCATCTCGCCGAAACAGCTGCAGAGTCTGTCTGTCAGTCTTCGCACGCAACCTATTGCATGGGTGAAAGCATTCGTTGAATCGCAGGGACAAATCGCTTTGACGAATGCGCTGGGTAAATTGAACCGCAGGCAGGTTTCTGGTCCGGCACCCGCGACTTCGACGACTGAGCGGGATCTGGATCGGGAGTACGATATTGTCAAATGTTTGAAGGCGTTGATGAACAACAAGTACGGCGCGGACAATGCTCTGGCGCACGACAATATTGTCATGGCGCTGGCCGCTTCGTTGACGAGTCCGAGATTGAATACCAGGAAGCTGGTATCCGAGCTGATGACCTTTCTGTGCCACTGGGCGGATGGCCAGGGCCATTTGAAAGTCCTCCAAGCGTTGGACCATCTCAAGGCACAGCAGGGCGAAAATGGCCGCTTCGACTCCTGGATGCGAATCGTCGAAGTCACGATCGACGGCAGAGGCAAGATGGGCTCCTTGGTCGGAGCATCAGACGAAGTCCGCAGCGGAGGCATCGGCATGGAGAACCTGCTCATGGAGTACGCCGTGACatccctcttcctcgtcaacTCCATGGTTGACGCACCCGAACGGGATCTTCAACTACGATGCCACATCCGAGCACAATTCGTAGCCTGTGGCCTCAAGCGAATCCTGACGAAGATGGAAGACTTCCAATATGAAGTCATCGACAAGCAAGTCGAGCGATACCGGACGAACGAAGCGATCGACTACGAAGACctgctggagaaggagaacaaTTCCATGCACGATAGTTTCGAAGGCGAGGGGAGAGATCTCAATGATCCGGTGCAGATTGTTGAGGCGATTCAGCAGCGGATAGGAGGGAGTCGGGAGGGAGACTATTTCCTCTCGGCTTTGCAGCATTTGTTGCTCATTAGAGATAATGAGGGCGAGGATCGACTGAAGTTGTTTCAGTTGGTTGAGAGTATGCTCTCTTATGTCGCTATGGATCGTCGCCTGCCGGATATGGATCTCAAGCAGTCGCTCAACTTCTCTGTGCAGGCGCTGATGGATAAGCTGTATACGGATTCTGAGGCGAGGCAAGCCCGCGAAGCGGCTAATGAAGCCAAACTCATTGCCGATGCGGCTATTGCGGAGCGCGATGAGATGCAGTATAAAGTTGAACTAGGCGCTGAGGGTCTGGTCGCGAAGTTGCAGAAGCAGGTCGAGGAACAGGCTGCTGTCATCGATTTGCAATCTCGGCAAGCGGAGGCTTTCAAGGCTGAGCTGGCCGAGCTGCAACGGGTACGTGCTCAGGAACTCCAACGGAACGAGCTGGAGACAAGAGAGTTGTATCTCATGCTGCGAGACGCTCAAGATATCGCTGCTTCAAGTGCGAAGAAGAATGGCAAGAATGGCGCTGTCGAGACGGACCCGGTGGCTATGGCTGGAATCCTCAACCGCGAACGACTGATGGACCGCTTGGAAATGCAATTGGAGCGAGCCAAGACACAGGCGAAACTCGAAGGCAAGACCTGGCAGCAATTCAACCCGAGCGACAAGCTGCGAGAACTGAGAGAGAAGATGGAAGGCGCTGGTATGGAGATGGACAGCATGAATTCGCAAATGCCGTACTTGGGAAGCGTCACACGAGGCAAGAGTGGCGTTCCTCGAAGAAAGCCTCTGCGACAAGACACCGATGCCTCAGGAGCAGGCAGcgacgatgtcgagatgGAAGACGAGGCCGTCATCGAGAAGCCGAAGATGATACAGCTTATACGACCGAAGGTACCCAGCTCACTGGCTCAGGCGCAGCAGGGCATGTTTGCGGAACTTAAAGGTCGCACGCAGAGAGTTGATGGCAGCGAGGATGAGGGCGATGGGATTACGACAGGTCCTAGTCATCCAAGTCTGGAGTCTGACACTCCTCCTACGCCCACTAGTGATGGTGCAGCGGACTCAAAGGAGGATAAATTTGACGCTCCATCAGTACCGGGCTTCAGTGGcgctccaccgcctcctccgccgcctatGCCTGGTTTCTCGACTGGTgggcctccgcctccgcctcctccgcccatGCCTGGCTTTGCGAATGGTGCTCCTCccccgcctccgcctcctatGATGCCCGGGTTTAGTGGCgccgctccaccacctccgcctccgccgcctggTATGCCGGGCATACCAGGCATGGCCAATGGAggcccaccaccacctccacctccgcctggcgctcctcctcttcccggTGGTATGCATGGTGGCTTTCTGCCTAAGTCAGGCTTCGAGGTCGGGCCGACGTCTATGGGAGCCATCGCTCCGCGACCAaagaagaagctcaaggCTTTGCATTGGGAGAAAATCGATTCACCCGAAATCACTTTATGGGCAACTCACAATCCGACGCAAgtcgagaaggaggagaaatACCAAGAATTGTCCAAGAAGGGTATCCTCGACGAGATTGAGAAGATGTTCATGGCCAAGGAGATCCGCGCTATCGGCAAATCCACAAGCAAGAAGGCAGGGGACAAGAAGCAGATTATCAGTCGCGACTTGATGCATACTATGCAGATCAGTCTGGCGAAGTTTGCGAATACCGAAGCGGAAGAGTTTGTCAGGATGGTGATTCACTGCGAGAAAGAGATTCTGGACAATAGCACTGTGATGGACTTCCTGCAGGCTGAGCATCTGTGTACGATTCCGGACAATGTGGCCAAGTCGATGGCGCCGTATTCCAAGGACTGGAGTGGACCGGATGCGCTGAAGACGGAGAGGGAGTCGGATCCTGCTGAACTCACCCGCGAGGATCAGATCTACCTCTACACGGCGTTTGAATTGCACCACTACTGGAAAGCGCGCATGCGGGCACTCGTCCTAACCCGCAATTTCGAGCAAGAATACGACGAAGTATCCGGCAAACTCAAGcacgtcgtcgccgtctccGAAGCGCTCCGCGACTCCGTCAAACTCATGCCCGTCTTCGGCTTGATCCTCGACATCGGCAACTACATGAACGACTCCAACAAGCAAGCCGTCGGCTTcaaactctcctccctcgcgCGCCTCGGAATGGTCAAAGACACCAACAACGAATCCACCCTTATGGACTACGTCGAGCGCGTGGTGCGCAAACAATATCCCCAATACGAAGGTTTCGCCGACGACATCGCGGGCGTGTTGACCTCGCAGAAAATCAACATCGAACAGCTGCAAAGCGATGCGAGGAAGTATATCGACAACATCAATAATGTGCAGGCGAGTTTGGACGCAGGGAATCTGAGTGATCCGAAACGGTTCCATCCGGAGGATCGGGTGAGTCAGGTTGTGCAGAGGAGTATgaaggaggcgaggaggaaggccgAGCAGATGCAGTTGTATCTGGATGAGATGAATCGGGTTTATGATGATATTCTTACGTTCTTTGGGGATGATAATAAGGATGAGAATGCGAGGAGGGAGTTTTTTGGGAAGTTGGCGAACTTCGTCAACGAATACAAG AAATCTCACGAGAagaacctcctcctcgaagaagcctgGCGTCGCAACGAGGAGAATATGCGGCGCAAACAACTCAAGGGCCAGGTTTCTTCTTCTGCAGCTCTTACCGCTTCTCCCGATGGacccgctgctgctgcttctaCCGGCGCTATGGACTCCCTCCTTGAGAAACTCCGTGCTGCTGCTCCTCAAACGAGAGATACCCgcgaccgccgccgccgcgcgCGGCTCAAGGACAAACATCTCGTGCGCGTCGCTTCGGGGCAGCAAATCCCCGAGACGGGGGAGAATGTCGCTGGCGAGGAAGGGGATGGGTTGTTGAAGCCGGACGGCGCTGTGGCGGGGACTTCACCGCTGGCGAATGGTGAGAATACGGAAGGTACGGGGGCTACTTCTGAAGGTGAGGATATCGCGGACCGAGCAGCGAGTTTACTGCAGGGTTTGAGAGGGGATGGATCGGAAGGTGGATTAAGTGAGGTTCCGACGAGGGATGAGACGGGGAGTTTGAGgattcggaggaggagggagagggcggatgatgagagggcggagaggagggcgaggaggagggggcAGGGGGGTGGCAGTGGTGATGTTGGAGAGGGGAAGGGGGTTGCAGCGCAGGAG gcagaggaggagccTGCAGTCGAAGCTGATCCCGAACCTGGAGCGGCTGCAGACACGGAGACGACCGATGAACCTGCAGCCCCAGCGGAGGACGCGGAAGAAGCGAGCGAGGACGCAGAGAAAGAAGCTTGA